In Numenius arquata chromosome 17, bNumArq3.hap1.1, whole genome shotgun sequence, a genomic segment contains:
- the LOC141472955 gene encoding myosin heavy chain, skeletal muscle, adult-like isoform X1, whose translation MSSDSEMAIFGEAAPYLRKSEKERIEAQNKPFDAKTSVFVVHPKESFVKGTIQSRETGKVTVKTEGGETLTVKEDQIFSMNPPKYDKIEDMAMMTHLHEPAVLYNLKERYAAWMIYTYSGLFCVTVNPYKWLPVYNPEVVLAYRGKKRQEAPPHIFSISDNAYQFMLTDRENQSILITGESGAGKTVNTKRVIQYFATIAASGDKKKEEQQSGKMQGTLEDQIISANPLLEAFGNAKTVRNDNSSRFGKFIRIHFGATGKLASADIETYLLEKSRVTFQLKAERSYHIFYQIMSNKKPELIDMLLITTNPYDYQFVSQGEITVASINDQEELMATDSAIDILGFTADEKTAIYKLTGAVMHYGNLKFKQKQREEQAEPDGTEVADKAAYLMGLNSADLLKALCYPRVKVGNEYVTKGQTVQQVNNSVGALAKAVYEKMFLWMVVRINQQLDTKQPRQYFIGVLDIAGFEIFDFNSLEQLCINFTNEKLQQFFNHHMFVLEQEEYKKEGIEWTFIDFGMDLAACIELIEKPMGIFSILEEECMFPKATDTSFKNKLYDQHLGKSSNFQKPKPAKGKAEAHFSLVHYAGTVDYNITGWLEKNKDPLNETVIGLYQKSSVKTLALLFATYGGAETEASGGGAGGGKKGGKKKGSSFQTVSALFRENLNKLMTNLRSTHPHFVRCIIPNETKTPGAMEHELVLHQLRCNGVLEGIRICRKGFPSRVLYADFKQRYKVLNASAIPEGQFIDSKKASEKLLGSIDVDHTQYKFGHTKVFFKAGLLGLLEEMRDEKLAQLITRTQAMCRGFLMRVEYQRMVERRESIFCIQYNIRAFMNVKHWPWMKLFFKIKPLLKSAESEKEMANMKEEFEKTKEELAKSEAKRKELEEKMVKLVQEKNDLQLQVQAEADALADAEERCDQLIKTKIQLEAKVKEVTERAEDEEEINAELTAKKRKLEDECSELKKDIDDLELTLAKVEKEKHATENKVKNLTEEMAALDETIVKLTKEKKALQEAHQQTLDDLQAEEDKVNTLTKAKTKLEQQVDDLEGSLEQEKKLRMDLERAKRKLEGDLKLAHDSIMDLENDKQQLDEKLKKKDFEISQIQSKIEDEQALGMQLQKKIKELQARIEELEEEIEAERTSRAKAEKHRADLSRELEEISERLEEAGGATAAQIDMNKKREAEFQKMRRDLEEATLQHEATAAALRKKHADSTAELGEQIDNLQRVKQKLEKEKSELKMEIDDLASNMESVSKAKANLEKMCRTLEDQLSEIKTKEEEHQRMINDLSAQRARLQTESGEYSRQVEEKDALISQLSRGKQAFTQQIEELKRHLEEEIKAKNALAHALQSARHDCDLLREQYEEEQEAKGELQRALSKANSEVAQWRTKYETDAIQRTEELEEAKKKLAQRLQDAEEHVEAVNAKCASLEKTKQRLQNEVEDLMIDVERSNAACAALDKKQKNFDKILAEWKQKYEETQAELEASQKESRSLSTELFKMKNAYEESLDHLETLKRENKNLQQEISDLTEQIAEGGKAIHELEKVKKQIEQEKSEIQAALEEAEASLEHEEGKILRLQLELNQVKSEIDRKIAEKDEEIDQMKRNHLRIVESMQSTLDAEIRSRNEALRLKKKMEGDLNEMEIQLSHANRVAAEAQKNLRNTQAVLKDTQIHLDDALRTQEDLKEQVAMVERRANLLQAEIEELRAALEQTERSRKVAEQELMDASERVQLLHTQNTSLINTKKKLETDIAQIQSEMEDTIQEARNAEEKAKKAITDAAMMAEELKKEQDTSAHLERMKKNLDQTVKDLQHRLDEAEQLALKGGKKQIQKLEARVRELEGEVDAEQKRSAEAVKGVRKYERRVKELTYQSEEDRKNILRLQDLVDKLQTKVKSYKRQAEEAEELSNVNLSKFRKIQHELEEAEERADIAESQVNKLRVKSREFHGKKIGEEE comes from the exons ATGTCGTCAGACTCTGAAATGGCCATCTTTGGGGAGGCAGCTCCTTACCTCCGAAAGTCGGAAAAGGAGAGAATCGAGGCCCAGAACAAGCCTTTTGATGCCAAGACATCAGTCTTCGTGGTGCATCCTAAGGAATCCTTTGTGAAAGGAACAATCCAGAGCAGAGAAACAGGGAAGGTCACCGTCAAGACTGAAGGTGGAGAG ACCCTGACCGTGAAGGAAGATCAAATCTTCTCCATGAACCCTCCCAAGTACGATAAAATCGAGGACATGGCCATGATGACCCACCTCCACGAACCCGCTGTGCTGTACAACCTCAAAGAGCGTTATGCAGCCTGGATGATCTAC ACCTACTCGGGTCTCTTCTGCGTCACTGTCAACCCCTACAAGTGGCTGCCGGTGTACAACCCGGAGGTGGTGTTGGCCTACCGAGGCAAGAAGCGCCAGGAGGCCCCTCCAcacatcttctccatctctgacAACGCCTATCAGTTCATGCTGACTG ATCGCGAGAACCAGTCGATCCTGATCAC TGGAGAATCCGGTGCCGGGAAGACTGTGAACACAAAGCGTGTCATCCAGTACTTTGCAACAATTGCAGCCAGTGGGGATAAGAAGAAGGAGGAGCAGCAGTCAGGCAAAATGCAG GGAACGCTTGAGGATCAAATCATCAGCGCCAACCCACTGCTGGAGGCCTTTGGAAACGCCAAGACCGTGAGGAACGACAACTCCTCACGCTTT GGCAAATTCATCAGAATTCACTTTGGTGCCACAGGAAAACTAGCTTCTGCTGATATTGAAACAT ACCTGCTGGAGAAGTCCAGAGTCACTTTCCAGCTTAAGGCAGAAAGAAGCTACCACATATTCTATCAGATCATGTCCAACAAGAAGCCAGAGCTAATTG ACATGCTCCTCATTACCACCAACCCATATGACTACCAATTTGTGAGTCAAGGTGAGATCACTGTTGCCAGCATTAATGACCAGGAGGAGCTCATGGCTACAGAT AGCGCCATTGACATCCTGGGCTTCACTGCTGATGAAAAAACAGCCATCTACAAGCTGACAGGGGCTGTCATGCACTATGGGAACCTGAAGTTCAAGCAGAAACAAcgagaggagcaggcagagcccgATGGCACAGAAG TTGCTGACAAAGCTGCCTACCTGATGGGTCTGAACTCAGCTGACCTGCTCAAGGCCCTCTGCTACCCCCGAGTCAAGGTTGGGAATGAATATGTGACCAAGGGTCAAACCGTGCAGCAG GTGAACAATTCAGTGGGTGCTCTGGCAAAGGCTGTCTATGAGAAGATGTTCCTGTGGATGGTTGTTCGTATCAACCAACAGCTGGATACCAAGCAGCCCAGACAGTACTTCATTGGTGTCCTGGACATTGCTGGCTTTGAGATCTTTGAT TTCAACAGCCTGGAGCAGCTGTGCATCAACTTCACCAACGAGAAACTGCAACAGTTCTTCAACCACCACATGttcgtgctggagcaggaggagtacAAGAAGGAAGGAATTGAGTGGACGTTCATTGACTTTGGGATGGACCTGGCTGCCTGCATTGAGCTCATAGAGAAA CCCATGGGCATCTTCTCCATCCTGGAAGAGGAGTGCATGTTCCCCAAGGCAACTGACACCTCTTTCAAGAACAAGCTCTATGACCAGCATCTGGGAAAGTCCAGCAACTTCCAGAAGCCCAAGCCTGCCAAAGGCAAGGCTGAGGCCCACTTCTCCCTGGTGCACTATGCTGGCACAGTGGACTACAACATCACTGGCTGGCTGGAGAAGAACAAGGACCCCCTGAACGAAACTGTCATTGGGTTGTACCAGAAATCATCTGTGAAGACATTGGCCTTACTCTTTGCCACCTATGGTGGAGCAGAAACAG aggctagtggtggtggtgctggtggtggaaaGAAAGGTGGCAAGAAGAAGGGTTCTTCTTTCCAGACTGTCTCAGCTCTTTTCCGG GAGAACTTAAACAAGCTGATGACCAATTTGCGGAGCACTCATCCGCATTTTGTCCGTTGCATCAtcccaaatgaaacaaaaacacctG GTGCCATGGAGCATGAACTGGTACTTCACCAGCTGCGGTGTAATGGCGTGCTGGAAGGCATCAGAATTTGCAGGAAAGGTTTCCCCAGCAGAGTTCTCTATGCCGACTTCAAACAGAG ATACAAGGTGCTTAATGCCAGTGCCATCCCAGAGGGACAGTTCATTGATAGCAAGAAGGCTTCTGAGAAGCTTCTTGGGTCAATTGATGTGGACCACACCCAGTACAAATTTGGCCACACCAAG GTGTTCTTCAAAGCTGGGCTGCTGGGACTCCTGGAGGAGATGAGGGACGAGAAGCTGGCACAGCTCATCACTCGCACACAGGCCATGTGCAGGGGCTTCCTGATGAGAGTGGAGTACCAAAGAATGGTGGAGAGGAG GGAGTCCATCTTCTGCATCCAGTACAACATTCGTGCATTCATGAATGTCAAGCACTGGCCTTGGATGAAGCTGTTCTTCAAGATCAAGCCCTTGCTGAAGAGCGCAGAATCTGAGAAGGAGATGGCCAACATGAAGGAAGAGTTTGAGAAAACCAAGGAAGAGCTTGCAAAATCtgaggcaaagaggaaggagctggaggaaaaaatggtGAAACTGGTGCAGGAGAAAAACGATCTGCAGCTCCAAGTGCAGGCT GAAGCTGATGCTTTGGCTGATGCTGAGGAAAGGTGTGACCAGctcatcaaaaccaaaatccagcTGGAAGCCAAAGTAAAGGAGGTGACCGAAAGGGCTGAggatgaagaagaaattaatgctGAGCTGACAGCCAAGAAGAGAAAACTGGAGGATGAATGTTCAGAGCTGAAGAAAGATATTGACGATCTTGAGTTAACACTGGCCAAGgttgagaaggaaaaacatgcCACAGAAAACAAG GTGAAAAACCTCACAGAGGAGATGGCAGCCCTGGATGAGACCATTGTGAAgctgacaaaagagaagaaagccctCCAAGAGGCCCATCAGCAGACACTGGATGACCTGCAGGCAGAAGAGGACAAAGTCAACACGCTGACCAAAGCTAAGACCAAGCTGGAGCAGCAAGTGGACGAT CTGGAAGGGTCCCTGGAACAGGAGAAGAAACTGCGCATGGACCTTGAGAGAGCTAAGAGGAAACTCGAAGGAGACCTGAAGCTGGCCCATGACAGCATAATGGATTTGGAAAATGACAAGCAGCAGCTGgatgagaaactgaagaa GAAAGACTTTGAAATCAGCCAGATCCAGAGCAAGATCGAGGACGAGCAAGCCCTGGGCATGCAGTTACAGAAGAAGATCAAGGAGCTGCAG GCGCGTATTGAGGAACTGGAGGAGGAAATTGAGGCAGAGCGAACCTCTCGggcaaaagcagagaagcatcgGGCTGACCTCtcgagggagctggaggagatcaGCGAGCGcctggaagaagcaggaggggCTACCGCAGCTCAGATCGATATGAACAAGAAGCGTGAGGCAGAATTTCAGAAGATGCGTCGCGACCTCGAAGAGGCCACGCTGCAGCACGAAGCCACAGCTGCCGCCCTGCGGAAGAAGCACGCGGACAGCACGGCTGAGCTTGGGGAGCAGATCGACAACCTGCAGCGagtgaagcagaagctggagaaggagaagagtgaGCTGAAGATGGAGATTGACGACTTGGCCAGTAACATGGAGTCTGTCTCCAAAGCCAAG GCAAATCTGGAGAAGATGTGCCGCACGCTGGAAGACCAGCTGAGTGAGATTAAGACAAAGGAAGAAGAGCATCAGCGCATGATCAACGACCTCAGTGCTCAAAGAGCTCGTCTGCAGACAGAATCAG GTGAATATTCGCGGCAGGTGGAGGAGAAAGATGCTCTGATTTCTCAGCTGTCAAGAGGCAAGCAGGCTTTCACCCAACAGATTGAGGAACTCAAGAGGCACttagaggaagagataaag GCCAAGAACGCCCTGGCCCACGCCTTGCAGTCTGCTCGCCACGACTGTGACTTGCTCCGGGAACAATacgaggaggagcaggaggccaagggggaGCTGCAGCGTGCCCTGTCCAAGGCCAACAGCGAAGTGGCCCAGTGGAGAACCAAATACGAGACGGACGCCATTCAGCGcacggaggagctggaggaggccaa GAAGAAGCTGGCACAGCGCCTGCAGGATGCAGAGGAACACGTTGAAGCTGTCAATGCCAAATGCGCCTCCCtggaaaagacaaagcagaggctgcagaatgAAGTGGAGGACCTGATGATTGACGTGGAGAGATCCAATGCTGCCTGCGCAGCTCTGGACAAGAAGCAGAAGAACTTTGACAAG ATCCTGGCAGAGTGGAAGCAGAAGTATGAGGAAACGCAGGCTGAGCTGGAAGCCTCCCAGAAGGAGTCTCGCTCTCTCAGCACGGAGCTGTTCAAGATGAAGAATGCCTATGAGGAGTCCTTGGACCACCTGGAAACGCTGAAGCGAGAGAACAAGAACTTGCAGC AGGAGATTTCTGACCTCACGGAGCAGATTGCCGAGGGAGGAAAGGCCATTCATGAGCTGGAGAAAGTCAAGAAGCAGATCGAGCAGGAGAAATCTGAAATCCAGGCTGCTCTGGAGGAAGCTGAG GCCTCCCTAGAACATGAAGAAGGGAAGATCCTGCGCCTCCAGCTTGAGCTCAACCAGGTGAAGTCTGAGATTGACAGGAAGATAGCGGAGAAAGATGAGGAGATTGACCAAATGAAGAGAAACCACCTCAGAATTGTGGAGTCCATGCAGAGCACCCTGGACGCTGAGATCAGGAGCAGGAATGAAGCCCTGCGGCTGAAGAAGAAGATGGAGGGAGACCTGAATGAAATGGAGATCCAGCTCAGCCACGCCAACCGCGTGGCTGCAGAGGCACAAAAGAACCTGAGAAACACACAGGCTGTACTAAAG GATACCCAGATACACTTGGACGACGCTCTCAGGACACAGGAGGACCTGAAGGAGCAGGTGGCCATGGTGGAGCGCAGAGCAAACCTGCTGCAGGCTGAAATTGAGGAGCTGcgggcagccctggagcagacAGAGCGCTCGAGGAAGGTGGCTGAGCAGGAATTGATGGATGCAAGTGAGAGAGTTCAGCTCCTCCACACTCAG AACACCAGCTTGATCAACACCAAGAAAAAGCTGGAAACAGACATTGCCCAAATTCAGAGTGAAATGGAGGATACGATCCAGGAAGCTCGTAACGCTGAAGAGAAGGCCAAGAAGGCCATCACAGAT GCAGCCATGatggcagaagagctgaagaaggagcAGGACACCAGCGCCCACctggagaggatgaagaagaacCTGGACCAGACGGTGAAGGACCTGCAGCACCGTCTGGATGAGGCCGAGCAGTTGGCACTGAAAGGAGGCAAGAAACAGATCCAGAAGCTGGAGGCCAGA GTGCGGGAGCTGGAAGGGGAGGTGGATGCTGAGCAGAAGCGCAGCGCTGAAGCCGTGAAGGGTGTGCGCAAGTACGAGAGGAGGGTGAAGGAGCTGACCTACCAG TCTGAGGAAGACCGGAAGAACATTCTGAGGCTCCAGGATCTGGTGGACAAGCTGCAAACGAAGGTGAAATCCTACAAGAGACAAGCTGAGGAGGCT GAGGAGCTCTCCAACGTCAACCTCTCCAAGTTCCGCAAGATCCAGCACGAGCTGGAGGAAGCCGAGGAGCGGGCTGACATTGCAGAGTCGCAGGTCAACAAGCTGCGAGTGAAGAGTCGGGAGTTTCATGGCAAGAAGATAGGAGAGGAAGAGTGA